Below is a genomic region from Augochlora pura isolate Apur16 chromosome 2, APUR_v2.2.1, whole genome shotgun sequence.
GTGCAAGTGTACAAATCTTATCGATTAGAACTACAGATTCACGGTAACGTGGATCATGTGATCGGGTAATTAGTCgttagttaattaaaatggGAACGCATCCAGGAAATTAGTCATCTcatcaaaaaaagaaaaagaaacatccGCGAACATGCCAAGTcactttttacttttacacCCATAGATTGCTTCATTGCGAATCGCGATGCATGGAACGTACAGGGTGTGTCGCGCACGATGAGCACTGGTTCAGCATGCAAAAGTGGCAAACAACGTTTGGACGaacttccttttttttttacaaaataaaacagtcgTTTGAGGTCGACGAGgtgtctctttctttcataTTGTTTCGGTACATTCAATGATCGTGTTATTTCAACTTTTCGTTcggtaatattaaatagaaaattgacgGATAAACAGTCCCCGTTGCATGCTGTGTACGCTCAAAAGTGAAGACGTTTTagggatcaccctgtatatcgaGGCATCGCGGACAGTGTTCTCTCTTCCGTTGTTTCTCATCGTCAACCTATCACAAATACTTTGCCTAAACCAAACGCGCAAATGCCAGTCGAATGTTAAACAGAACGGGCGCGCAACAAAGAAAGCTCACTTTGCGGCGTATCGATACGAATCTAGAAGGCAACGTCGACTAAGAAACCGGAAATAAAGAAGAACACGCGATAATGAAACCGTTGCACAAAGGTTTGTACCCGGTTTGAAAGTTCATCTATGCTCGTATATATAAAAAcgatattcaaattaattaattatacagcaAAAAGATTCAAAAGGCATTAGAAACATCAACGACATAATCATTCAGTGGAAAACATTGGCTCTACAGGGTGATTCTTAATTGGCGATTGGCACCGtggagaataataaattggaacgtagaacaagaaaaaagaaaaagttacaaGAACATATCTGGGTCCTATATCGTGGAGTGTAGACATGTCTGTTCAAAATTTTTAGGGACTCAATTCTTGCGATACATTCGATGGAATGAATTCGATTTCTAatctagacaatttttaaaaatcgagtccttaacgatttcaatgaaaagaaaaatgaaatagattcAGCTATGTTCGAAATACCAAAGTGAAATTTCAAATCCAAATGGGACGGCGAACAATGGAATCTAGTCTGGACAGTTCCTATTCGACCgaagaatttttctgatttcaTGCTCCACATTTATCCTCTGAGCATACCAACACGTAATTACGAGTCACTCTGTATATACTTAACATCGTCTCTCTTCCTTCGTTCCAGGCGAATTGTAGGGCCTTACGCAGCTCTCGCGTGTACCTATCCTACCTACATATCcgaacaataatataatagcaatggcgacgataataatatcaatagtaTTCATcgtcataataataattacacgaAGAAGGTATTACTTGCACGCGAAGAAACGGCGCACCTGTACAatgtataactatattatCGCCGACGACGATTATTTAATCACTAATGAAACCTGTCTTCATATCTCTCGACTCCTCTCGCCCATCCTTCCTCATTTCtttatcatcattatcattactattattaatattaatattatcatattttttttaacattttcaggTTGCCGCGTGTAAAATCGATGACAATGGCGCTCAGCATTCTCTCTTTCAATGACTACTGCGttcgaaattgtaaaaaatgggTCTACCCTAGCGTTTTACGATATACACAACCGGAATCACTACGAGCGATCGCGTGACACTTCATCTGGACAGTGTCCAGCCTCCTGCTACACTAGCGAGGCTCGACAAGTCGCGATCAGTTGATTTTGCTCGGTCATTATCACTGTATGGCAGGTAATTCTAAATAGAGTACTTAAACGTGTTCGCCCTTTCTCATTGTCCGATGCATTATTGCGCGATCATCGATCATCCCCTAGAGTTGTGTCGCACACTCGCTTTGTCTACCGAGTCGAAGAAGAGCAGCCTCCGAGGAGGGCACGCTGAAAAGGTGATAGCGAGCGCGGAAAGAAcggtgtctctctctctctctctttcctctgcGGAAAGCTGCCGGTAGGTCGCCTTGTTCTGCTCCAGCTCGATGGAGAACAACGGGGAAAGAAGACGAGAaagcaagaaagaaaaagaaaacggggACAGAAGAGAGAAATATGGTTAGGTAAAAGTAATGGCGAGCAGCAGGCGCGGATCCACGCTCGATCCGCGCGCCGGCTCGTGGACAGTCTCCCTGTGCTTGTCTCCCTTTGTTTCCTTCCGGCGGAAAAGAAGCAGTATTAGTCTCCTCCGGACGTGGCACGTGATAAGCCCTACTACCTTTTTTGGACCCACTTCTCGCGCGTTCGcattttttgtttcgtttacatacttttttttttgtttgtatCGTCGTTTCGCTTTcatcctttttttttgtttgtttctttAGTTTCCTTTAATTCTACGTACTCTTAAACTGGACGACACACTTGGACGTGCGCACGGTAAGTAACTTATCGTAGAGTTAATTACTTGCTCTCCTCCCGTTTGCCTTTCTTCTTTGCTTCTCTCCACAGTTCATCATCCCTATCCTATCGTCGGAGGACAGCCGCGTAAAAACAAAGACACGCACGCGCTCGTGCGCGCTTCCGGCTCGCGCAGTTTTACTACAATCTGGACTCTCCGCGAATGCCCTTTAACCTCATGCGTCTCTTTTGTTTCTCTGTTTATCGGATGGACTTTCTCGTTTCCCCCCCTCTTCTAATTTCTCGCTCTATTCCATTTCCTAGccgttcgctcgttcgtttctcctttctctatttttgttttgcaaacGTACCGATTGTCGTAAAGCCTTCACCGGTGGTTGACCCGTCGGTCAAAGGCGGCAAACAGCGCATAACACACACGGCGCAGGTCGAAGAGATCACAGGTCGCGTTAATCACAATTACGAAGAAATCTTCGGCCTACGCGCGGTGGTTTCACACCGTGAAGgtttcttcctcttccccTTCTACTTTCCGCTCCCCggcttctctttctttcccttcttCTACTTCCTATTCTTCTtcggcttcttcttcttctttatctTCCCTGTGATGTGTTATTGGACATCTCGTAACTCCGGTACAGAGTACACGACTGGATTAGTTATATGCttttgttttctctttcgGCGATAGAATCCAGGAACCACACGTGGACTGTTTAGATCAGCCTTGGAACATGCCGAGAAAATGCAAATTCTGCGACAACGGAGACAGCAGCGTATCGACAACCGAGATTAGGTAGAGGATAAGAGGTGGCCTTTTCAGTTTGTGTCAGTAGTGCAAACTGTCGATCTCCTTGATTTCGTTGCTACCATCGGTATTGGCGGTGGACGAAGACTCCATGCTGCCGCCGCAGTTCTGCGTATCGTACTCAAGGACCAACCGCTTGATGTGGCTCAGTTTGTCGTGGAGATAGTGGAACCGACGTTTCGTTTCCCTATGCACAGGGtcacgtttcgtttcgttataCTCGTTCACGATTTGCCGTTTTATTTCCTGTAACAACGAAGCGAACGAAAATGTTAATGTCATATATTATAAGTTTAATTCCCGTTCAGCAAGGTATCTCTCACTGTTCCAAACAAGCTTCTAATTCTAgatcttttgttttttaacttttgtgTTAAGTAATACTTGTAAGGAAATTTAAAGAGTAGTTAACTTTGTGTTTATTTAATTGGTAAACTTAAGACTCTGTTTATTAAGTTCTACTTCTCTACTAAGACCAAGTTTTACtctattaacataataatgcGCCAACTGAGATTTCTGTTGCTCTTAGTTTCTAAAATCGGTGAGAATAGTCGTGCAACAGACTTCGCAGTTTGCCACTTTCACTTTGTGTCTACATTGAAGTTTGCCAGATTACGAAAGGTTTATGAATGCTATTCAGTGGAGATGCTCTACCTGATATTCGACCAAGTTGCCATTTCTCTGTTCTTGCTTCAATCGTTCCCCAAGTTGCGTGAATCGTCTCGAGACCTTTGCTACTTGAGTGTGCAACCTTCGATATTCCTCGTAATCCGCATTGAACTCCGCCTTGTAACGTCTTCTCTGTTCCGCGCTGCTTATTGTCGTGTAGTAcctgcaaataaattataacatacCAGTATAGCATGTACAGAGATAAACGCAcagattcgaataattttttaatcaatatttccaACAAAAGTGGTTGCCTTGTCTATGAAACAGGGACatgaacataaaaataaaaaatttacattaattccattaaaagGACTCTTTAAAGATATTACTATGCTATTCGTGTAAATGTGTCAAGTGTTCAGATACGTATCAATAGCGATACAGTAGAACTTCGATTATCCAAACCCCCTACTATCTCAATGTAGTACTGTACCAATCATtctatataaacatttatggTCTCATGATCAATTCCAGTACATGAGGTTCTACTGGTACATACAGGGTGTTAGGCGGAATGGGGTAGGATGTCCGAATCCGAGACCCGGTAATTACATCGTCAAGCAAAGGGTTATGGATTAACAGCCGGGTATTAGTTACGTTCTCTAATATCGAGAGGGATACTCACGTGAGGTAGTCCGGATACTCAGATGATTTAGGGCTCTCCGGCAGGTCGAGGTTGCATGTGGAGGTGGTGACAGTGGTGTCCTCGGTGCTAGCGTAATCAGGACTAGTCAGGTTGTTATAGGATGAGTTGGTAGGGTTGCCGGTGTTTCTCTTCTTCGAGTCCCGGTCCTTGTCACCGCCTCGTCCTCTATCGTTCCTATCGTTCCTCTCGTTCCTCTCATTCCTCTCGTTTCTCTCGTTCCTTTCGTTCCTCTCGTTCCTCTCGCCCCTGTCGCTCCTATCTCTCCTGTCTATGCCGTTCGAACTACCACTGTAACTAGCTGCACTACCACCGTCAGTCGCGGCACTTGAACGCGGCACGTAATCCACCGTCGCCACCCCGTTGCCAACAGcaccggccgccgccgccactgcCGTCTTCCCGGCGGCATGGTAGTGACGGCTGCTGCCGCTCAACGAATTACTATGGGCTACACTACTATGAGAATTATGGCTGGTGGCTGAGTTGCTGCCGGCGTTGCTCCCGTGAGAGGTGGACCCGGCGCTCGCGACGACCACGTTGTCCCGGTGACCGGTCCGGTTGTTCTCCTCACTGTCACTGGTCGGCGTCAAGCACGGTTTACTGGCTGGATAGCTGCCACTACGTAGCACATCACTGTTCGCTGTTCTTTCCGGCCGGTAATCGCCGCGACGATCACGCAGATGCTGCCTCTGGTCCCAAGCGTCACCACCGCTGCCACCACCACTGCCACTAGCACTACTACCACCGGCAACACTAACAGCGACTCCACTCACactgttactattattgttgCCCACACTAACAGTCGTCCTTCCATTTTCCATGGCGACCGACGTCGTACCGGAGGTCGGCTCCGGCTTCTTGCAGCGTGACACGCGCTGCTTCTTCGTCGGCAGACCGTCGTTACCCTGGTAGTAGCCGGGCCGTTTCGCACCCAGTGACGGAGGCGGTGCCGTGATCGCCGGAGGTGAACCTGGATGAGTGGAATTCGGCGACTGTCCGCTACCTGGAATCGTGTCGCACGGTGTTAGACAATGATAGCATAGGACAACAAACAACGATGCTTGGGCTCATGTAGTTCGGCGAttgttttttcaatatttctacgGGTATTATACTTTTTAGATCCCTGAACCTCCTTGACGCTGCCATTGTTTCGCTTTTGTTGTATCACAAATTGCTTTATGCAATTTCTGAGCTTGTTGGCGCGGCAGTCAAAGTGTTGGAATACTGAACTGTGGATGAGCCCAAGCTTTGCTGTTTGAGGTCTAATGGTTAGCAGATTGTATGTAAAGATTTTGAGTTGTGTCTTTTAGGAACTGAAAGTggaatttaagtaaattctAGGAAGAACCAAAATTGTTTGCAAGTTTGAGAAATTAGCTTAGGAAGGACGTGATAATGACGAGCTTGGGCCTTACCGCTGGATCCACCGTCACTGGAACCAGGTGGTGTAAGATTCTGAGGTTTCCTCCTCTTTAACATAGCCTTCTCCTGTTCGGTGTAATAAAGCCAGTCTTCTTGAACATCGTTCCACACGAACCTCTGCAGATGATACGTGTTATCCCTCATGAACGCCACCTGCTTCAGAATCGTCGTCATGATGCTACGCTCCCGTTCCTTTATACCCTCTGCAAAAGAATTACGCATTAGATCATTTAGATTTAGATGATTATTTCAAAGATATTCTCAAACAATTCAGGTTGATTTCTTACCTCTGTTTATGCGGTCGTACAGCTCAGGTTTTTTGTATGGCCTCAAAGCAAGGAGATGGATAAGCCTTTCCCTATTTAACAGAAGAAAAGCAATTGTTATCAAGAGAAtagcatatttatatttaattgaaatagtaGTGAACCTATCCACATAAGTGTATATGACACGATATTTATTAGGCCAGCAATGAATGAACCCGgtacaaaatttatagaaatatggCATAAAAATCGCGCAGCGGAGAACTGGTTAATAACGGACTATATTTATTGACTGCTGGTCAAAACCGCAAGAGGCTAGTAGGAAAATAAGCTGACGCGAAAATAGTCCTTAGAAACATCCTACTTATTATCGGAGGGTATGCACATGTACCTGAGCTAGCCCTACCTGTCCGATGACATTAATTTTGctggtaattaataaatagctaAACCTTTGAATAAACgataaattacaattcatATTAGGTGCCCAAATGAATTGACTCCACGTTCAGCCATTTATCAATTACGGAGCAGGTAGGAACTTCTGATTCGTAATGAGGATAATTACTAATTCCTGCCGGACtgttgataaaattattattctcaaCGGCCAGCGGAATACCGTTACAGATTTTACGTATTCTTCATCGTGTAGCTGACATTACGTCAAGATTTACTACGCGgccgtcctctctctctagcATCATCGTCGTTATGGAACGTACCTCAACGGCCTGCGCATGACATCAGAGCCCTTCTTCTCGGGCGGATTCCGCACTGGCGGTGGATTACTACTAGCGGCTGGTTTGTAAGAGGAAGACGACAGTCTGGGCTGGCTGCCGAATGATGGAATGCTCGTCGATTCCCGATGCCTCGAGTTCGATAGAGACGGTATGGTTTTTCCGGTCGCTTTCACCTTCACCTTCCGTCCGATGTCCGGTCCATTCGCCTTGATGACCCTGGTACTGTAACAAGAGGAAAGAGACGATTAGCGTTTTTGCGGACACCTTTCTTACAGTCTATCCGAAACATCCGTTTTCCAATGAAGGttcgaattatattattagacgatattattattgttNNNNNNNNNNNNNNNNNNNNNNNNNNNNNNNNNNNNNNNNNNNNNNNNNNNNNNNNNNNNNNNNNNNNNNNNNNNNNNNNNNNNNNNNNNNNNNNNNNNNGTAAGTGCTTCGTTGTACAATAAACTGTACATTGGACAACATTCCTTGCTCAAGTCTGAGCTTGCCCATTTCTccaataaatgcataaaggcTGCAATCTAGCGATGATAAACGCGaatgacaaataaaacaaaaaaataaccATGCGATCCGAAcaacataataaattctaaaatagtCGAACTTAACCACGTCCTTGAACCCCTAATTAAAAGCTACCTCATACGGTTCGCGTACCATTTAAATTTCGTAACCGCGCAGGAGATCggcaaaaattttaataacaaagggcatagccgattaagatggtcaaaactgcccttagagggtTTTCAATgggtcatataccgttcgatagctgaccaataaaaactcatctgtgcaaaattttaacactgctacttgtccgtgagggtagttacaggctatcgaacggtatatgacccattgaaaaacctctaagggcagttttgaccatcttaatcggctatgcccttttgAAACGCGGGCGATCGGTCGAAATAAAAGCGGCGCGCGTCAACCTAGAAACACGGCATCGGCCCCATTGAAAAACGTCCTCCGTGGCGACGCGGAGGACAGGTTAATGGGGCAACGTGTCATGCGGGCCCGTCATTTCGCGTCACTTTCACTCGCCGCGATTTATTTTCCGCGTGTCGTATGCGCGTTAACGTGTAACGTTAATTAACAACGGTGACGCGGGCGTTTCGTgcgtaagagagagagagagagagagagagagagagagagagagaggggggggagggggaagggacGAGAGGCAGGGAGAAGGGTTCAAGCCGTTGAAAGGGGACGCGAGGAGAGATACGAGACGGTAGAGTCACGCAGATTATTTCGCGCGTGTCTGCGAGCGCACGCACCGCGCGAGCGAAAAATGAAGGTGCACCTATACGCGGCCCGACCTTGTGCCAAATGCCGCTTCATCCTCAGCCAGGGACACCCGATCGCCGGTTACCTttgtcgtttttctttttcgcgtGTCGCCTCTCTCGTTCGATCCGTCAACGGGGACCTTGATCGCGAGCGTCGAATTCCCCGAAATATTTGCCAAACCGTCGGCTACCGGCGCGACGCAACCAGCGCCGCTTATTTGCTGCATTTGCGTTTGTCGCGTATCATCGAGACCGGTACacttattatttctttcggagactcgatattttttatagcgaatttatttctggattaattttagttttattgtttctgAGATTTATGAAGGGCtcgttgttatatttattttatcatgttAGTGCTAGGGCTATCGACCTCTAATCGCGTCtaatgtacatttttttataacagagggcactgttaaaaatcataaaattatatataattttataaaaaatgtaatatatagggcaatagtaataataatatattagtagtAAGTTTAATGAATCTTGGAACAGTTTATATTCTTTCTTCGCAGTTCCAATTCTAGTCCAATAAAGCTAAAATTTGCGATCACCAATAACatatcatttttaacgaaCGACGTTAATTGAATTATGATCGAGTTCGATCGGTGAACGAGGTTCGAGTTAGAAACGATGGAGTTGCGGTGCCAGGTTGTTCTCGATCGATTAATGTAGCAAGGGAAACGATAAATGTTTCTCGCGCAGgaaaaaaactataaatatttcacagacAGCGAGGagaactataaatatttcataggtGGCGATAAAGCCGTAGGAACGAACGGGTAATTCGTGTGTTCGGCACGTGAACTAAAATTGGTGCGTTGCTTTCGAGATTTCGCCTGTCCTTGGCGACACGGCTGGCTACGATATCTTTTATCGCGAGCAGAAGTTTCACGAGGTTAATATTCGTCGCTCGgatgtttaaacaaatgtcCGAGACGCCGCGGCGGCAATTTGTTTTCCGACGAGTTCGCCGGATCGACCCGAATTCCCGTATCGGGGAAATGGGAAGTGCGCGCGGCGGCCgacaacaaaaaaagaaaagcgagAAGCGAATTCGAAACGTAGATTTCGGAGCCGCGTATTGGAAATGGTGTGTACCAGAAAGCGCGCGTAACTTTAAATATAGCAACGGCTCTCCGAAGCCAGTCGCAGCATTCCGATTTCATTCGATGGACAGATGGAATTTCAATTGATAGATGCTATAGCGatcgcttttaattattaatacatgcGGTGTCTATAGAACGCGTTCACTCGAACGTGTAAACAGCGCTACGTAGCCAAAGATTGTTGCGAAACCAAAGCTCTGATCGATAATTGATATTTAGTAAGAATTGAGTCAagttaaagaataatttagcTTCTTACTTGAGTTTACTTTCCTTGTATAGACGTATcagtttcctttattttttgaCAAGAAAGGAGTCGATGTTTTAATGGCGATATTCGTTTTCAATCCTCTTTGCCAAGCTTTAACGAGTCTGTCTTGTGCTGGAGATTTTTAGCAAGAATCTGCTAGGTATGAACATTATTCAATACCATTAATTACATCATTAATATTAGttgtatcaataatataactaaacgatcgataataataatttcaaccgtattaataatgttactcctttatatttaaaaattcctttgTATTTAATGTTactcttttaatattattccttgGCCCacttctctcttctccttcGAAGAAGTGATTAGAACTATACAATTTGTGATATATTTCAACTgcgaaggaaaataaaaaataataaaatatatttaagatcAACATCTTTAAGAACTCTTAAAAAGCCTGTATATCCAATATACCGACATttcaccaaataattttagtttattcgCAAGACGACGTACGCGTCTTAATTACATAAGGTCTCCGAGATAACCAGTGACAATATTGATGGTTGGCAGCACCGTCAAATACAAGTTGCTGCAGACAAGACTTCCGCCCGTAGAAGATTAACACGCATTCGTCCttgtattttcgaaaatcgtaCACGCCATAAATGCTTAATGGCCCGCGGTCTATCGGCGACCTCTGCGAGCGCGAAGCCCATCAGCGATGGGGAGGGGGAACTGCAAAGAAGTCCGGATCGTGCGAGTGCACCGCAACGGAACCGGAACAATCGATCCGCGAAAGGAATCGGTCATTATATCGGCGCGCACAGCCCGGCTGCCGGGTTCGGCTGTTGGCGCCATTGTAACCGTTAATGTCGCACGACTTACGAAACCCCCGAGGTGCGGTTTACACGAACGCCGGACTTGCCAGTTCAATTTGATCGCGGCGCAACTGCCCGCCGCGGATCATCCGGTCGTTAGGTGAATCGCGTTAGTTACACATGTAAAGGCTCGTTTCTATGGATGCTCTGTCGCATCGATGACGTCCCGATGGATCCACCGCGTGACGCGGTGGATCCAGTACCTTCGgccgagaaaaagaaaagggaaacACGAGAGACaacggagagagagccgcgacACCGTCCGTCGCCGATCGGATCTTATCGAGCGGAGAtttagggggggggggggcggaaaGGTCGAACGAATCATCGTGAATCGCGTCGAAACTTTTCATTAACCAagcaaatttcaaatttcatttcggaGAATCATGCTCTCGCAACAGCgcgaagaagaatttttataagagtTTCTCTTTCCCGTCGTTGCAAATTAATATCGCGAGGCGAGAGACGCGCGTTGCTTTCTCCCgtgctattttaaataaaaagaaatgccCACTTCGACGAACTTGCGTCACTCTGTttgccttttttttcttttttcttcgatgttttacgaatataattatcgGTTATCAGCGACGCTCAGAATTTTGCATCCGTCTCCCCCGTTGCGCTCGACGTTCCGCTTCGCTTTTAAATGCCTGCGGACCGTgccccccttccccctccccccaccccccgtcgccgtcgtcttCGATTACGCAACAAGGAATCGCGCGCAAAAAGAAGACAACGGAGAGGATACGAAAATAGAACTCGCACTGTGCCCGGCTCCAGCCGTTTTAtcgaatggaattttttaatatccgggattctcttctctttcgtcttcttcttcgtcttcgtcttcttcttctcattcgttcttttttttttcggcacTTGAAACTTGAGTCGTGGCGCAGCCGTGTTTCCATCGACGTCGAAACAATTGAATGCTTCGCGCCCGAGTAACGATTCCACGGCGTTTGGAATAGTTTCGACGACGGAGCTGGTTCGTGTCGGCACCAATTTATTTCGGCGAACGAGGAGCGGCCTACGGGTATACGAATTCTAGAATCGCCGATGTTGAACGGAACCGTTTCCGACGTTCACGCGATTAAGAGCCGATTCGCGCTGAAAGGAAGCTCGAAGAATCGTTGATATTTCACGTTTACGCGGCGCATGATCGACGCAGTCGATTAACACGAGCTACCACTCCAAACGATTGGTTActgattctttattttacagttcttGCTGTCGtacgaatttttcttcgagaCGTTTTCAGGTATACttttttactgtatattatttataatatagataatacgAAGTTTAAGCGAATCCAGTGTTGACActgttataaaatactattcaTTAGTTGTTGtatttggaattatttatagatacaATTAAATCGGATTTTATACGCAATGACAAAATTGGATAGCTGCGATTTAAAATagtggaaaaattaaaagacttaataaatgtaaatgtattatttttaatttactaaagtcattgaatgaaattatacgCAATGACAAAATTAGatagcttcaatttaaaatactgaaaaaattaaagaaattaataaacatcaatgtattatttttaatgttcaaaaatgaatgaataaaatcatatGAAATGACAAAATTGAATAGCTGCTATTTAGAATAGTAgaagaattgaaagaattaataaacatcaATGTACTATTTTTACTCCGCTAAAgtgaacgaataaatttgctaaaaatccacagttttCACACGAGAATGCACGTTTCTGTACAATCCGTTTGTTTGTTCACGTATCGGAAACTTTAACCAGCAGAAAGAGaatgttatgtaaaaataagaaacgcAAAAAGCTAACTAAATAGCATCGTTGGCCGAGAGTAGACGCACGACCGCGAAGGGTTGAATTCTGCGTGCGGCGCGGGGGGGTGCGACGCAAATAAACCGGGAGAACCGGGACC
It encodes:
- the LOC144478233 gene encoding uncharacterized protein LOC144478233 is translated as MHLLEKWASSDLSKECCPITRVIKANGPDIGRKVKVKATGKTIPSLSNSRHRESTSIPSFGSQPRLSSSSYKPAASSNPPPVRNPPEKKGSDVMRRPLRERLIHLLALRPYKKPELYDRINREGIKERERSIMTTILKQVAFMRDNTYHLQRFVWNDVQEDWLYYTEQEKAMLKRRKPQNLTPPGSSDGGSSGSGQSPNSTHPGSPPAITAPPPSLGAKRPGYYQGNDGLPTKKQRVSRCKKPEPTSGTTSVAMENGRTTVSVGNNNSNSVSGVAVSVAGGSSASGSGGGSGGDAWDQRQHLRDRRGDYRPERTANSDVLRSGSYPASKPCLTPTSDSEENNRTGHRDNVVVASAGSTSHGSNAGSNSATSHNSHSSVAHSNSLSGSSRHYHAAGKTAVAAAAGAVGNGVATVDYVPRSSAATDGGSAASYSGSSNGIDRRDRSDRGERNERNERNERNERNERNERNDRNDRGRGGDKDRDSKKRNTGNPTNSSYNNLTSPDYASTEDTTVTTSTCNLDLPESPKSSEYPDYLTYYTTISSAEQRRRYKAEFNADYEEYRRLHTQVAKVSRRFTQLGERLKQEQRNGNLVEYQEIKRQIVNEYNETKRDPVHRETKRRFHYLHDKLSHIKRLVLEYDTQNCGGSMESSSTANTDGSNEIKEIDSLHY